The nucleotide sequence CAGTTTGATGCCCGGCTTCAGGTAGTGCTCCTTGAGCAGGTACGCCAGTCCCTTATCATCATAGGGGACACCGCGCTGGGCGCAGACGCGCTGAAATATCTCGCGGTACTGATCCAGGGTCGGGTCTTTGATGTATATTTTGTGCTGGATGCGGCGCAGGAAGGCCTCGTCCACCAACTGCGCCGGCGAGAGGTTGGTGGAGAAAATCAACAGCACGTCAAAGGGCACTTCGATCTTGCGCCCCGTATGCAGGGTCAGGTAATCCACCCCTTTTTCCAGCGGCACGATCCAGCGGTTGAGGAGGTCCTCCGGGCGCGCCAACTGCCGGCCGAAATCGTCGATCAACAGCATGCCGCCGTTGGCCTTGAGCTGGAAGGGCGCGTCGTAGAAGAGCGAGACCTCATTGAAAATGAGGTCCAGGCTGTTGAGCGTCAGCTCGCCGCCCACGATGATGTTGGGCCGGCGAATCTTGATCCAGCGCTTGTCCAGATGCCGGTCGTTCTCATCGTTGGGGACCGCCCGATGATTGACCACATCATACAAGGTGACGATATGCCCGCCGATCACCAGCGCCTGGGGGATATAAATGGTTCCCTTCAGGATAATACTGCCGATGGCCTCGGCGATGGAGGTCTTGCCATCGCCCGGGGGACCGAAGAGGAAGATCGATTGGCCGGAGTTGATGGCCGGCCCCACCCGGTCGATGATGCTCTCATCCAGCACCAGGTGGGAAAGGGCCTCGCGCACCATGGCCGGCGTCACGAAGATGTTGCGCACCGATTGGGCACGCACTGCCTCTTTGTACCGCTCCAGCGGCACGGGGGCCGGCCCCACATAGCGCGAGCGCTCCAGCAGTTCGCGCGCCCGCTCTCCGCCCCGTTCGGTGATGGCGTACAGGTAGGCCGACTCGCGCAGGGCGCCGCCGGAGCCTTTCACCTCCACCAGGCGCTCCCGCTTGAGAAATTCCAGCACCTGGTCAATGACGCCGGTGAAAGGCAGGCAGACCGCGTCGGCGATGGCGGCCGCCGGCATATACCCCTCGTAGTACAGGGTCTTGAGCACCAGGTCGGCGATCAGTCCCATGTTGAGGCCGGTTTCCTCAATGGTACGCGGGGCAGTGGGGAAAAAGCTTCCCTGCAGAGTGGTGAGCTCCATGTCAGGACGCGCCTGTGCCATATATCATCCTCAAACTCGGTGCGTTTGCGCGCTATTATACCACAGCGGGGCAGGGTGTCTATTCTGCGCCGGCGCATCAGGAAAACGGCAGGTGACAGCCATTGGGGCAATGACTGTCACCTGGAAAGCGGCGTGCATGCGGCCGGCATCCTGGCATCCGGATGCCGGCGCACTCGCTGGCGTCCCTCAGGAACCGTCGGGTCAGGCTTTGCGCATCCGCCTGGCGCCAAAGAGCAGGGCCGCCAGCGCGAAGGCGAGCACCAGCAGACTGCCTGGCCCAAAGCCTGTCTGCGGCGGGGTGGCCTCCGCGGCGCCGGTGGGAGTGACCTGCGGGCTGGCCGCCGGCGCTGGGG is from Anaerolineae bacterium and encodes:
- a CDS encoding ATP-binding protein, encoding MELTTLQGSFFPTAPRTIEETGLNMGLIADLVLKTLYYEGYMPAAAIADAVCLPFTGVIDQVLEFLKRERLVEVKGSGGALRESAYLYAITERGGERARELLERSRYVGPAPVPLERYKEAVRAQSVRNIFVTPAMVREALSHLVLDESIIDRVGPAINSGQSIFLFGPPGDGKTSIAEAIGSIILKGTIYIPQALVIGGHIVTLYDVVNHRAVPNDENDRHLDKRWIKIRRPNIIVGGELTLNSLDLIFNEVSLFYDAPFQLKANGGMLLIDDFGRQLARPEDLLNRWIVPLEKGVDYLTLHTGRKIEVPFDVLLIFSTNLSPAQLVDEAFLRRIQHKIYIKDPTLDQYREIFQRVCAQRGVPYDDKGLAYLLKEHYLKPGIKLRACHPRDLIEHLVGIARYRGVPPRLTPELIDAAWDSYFVNLQSDVS